The Enterococcus rotai genome includes a window with the following:
- a CDS encoding glycoside hydrolase family 32 protein: MQPNYGLLNEPNGFCYYNGKYHLFYQWFLFGAVHGMKHWYHLTSADLVDWQEEGVALIPEFPHESHGIFSGTGLVKDNQLYLFYTGNHRDEKWQRHSSQCLAILSSDGKIEKLAEPVISGPPQHYTHNFRDPKVFKKGNHYYMLVGAQRESLEGCLLVYVSDDLKSWKFKQELKTNRELSIKNGRIQQQPIQELKQKRVKTNQHHIKVVSSRERLKTIYSEVGEYRISINVGTAERVGIAFRVGDDEETVCLLDQVAKYFSLDRTRSGIPVATDFGTVRKMTYQQSVIQLTVFLDQSSIEVFVNDGEAVFSSLIFPKEDSRYLEVFAENGTAQIEITQWCYA, translated from the coding sequence ATTCAGCCTAATTATGGTTTGTTGAATGAACCAAATGGATTTTGCTATTATAATGGCAAGTATCATCTATTTTATCAATGGTTTCTCTTTGGAGCTGTACACGGGATGAAGCATTGGTATCATTTAACCAGCGCTGATTTAGTGGATTGGCAAGAGGAAGGTGTGGCCTTAATTCCAGAATTTCCTCATGAATCCCATGGGATATTTTCTGGGACGGGTCTCGTGAAAGATAATCAATTGTATTTATTTTACACAGGAAATCATCGAGATGAAAAGTGGCAACGACATTCTTCTCAATGCTTAGCGATTCTTTCAAGCGATGGCAAAATAGAAAAGTTAGCGGAACCAGTTATCAGTGGACCTCCGCAACACTACACACATAATTTTCGAGATCCTAAAGTTTTCAAAAAAGGCAATCACTATTACATGCTAGTTGGTGCACAGCGAGAGTCGTTGGAAGGCTGTCTCCTCGTCTATGTGTCAGATGATTTGAAGTCGTGGAAATTCAAACAGGAACTAAAAACAAATAGGGAATTATCTATAAAAAATGGCCGAATTCAGCAACAGCCAATTCAGGAATTAAAGCAAAAACGAGTAAAAACAAATCAGCACCATATAAAAGTAGTGAGTAGTCGTGAACGATTAAAAACAATCTATTCTGAGGTTGGAGAATACAGAATCTCAATCAATGTAGGGACGGCAGAACGGGTAGGAATTGCTTTTAGAGTGGGGGATGATGAAGAAACAGTGTGTTTATTAGATCAAGTAGCTAAGTATTTTAGCTTAGATCGTACTCGTTCAGGAATCCCTGTGGCCACTGATTTTGGTACAGTGAGAAAAATGACTTACCAGCAATCAGTTATTCAACTAACTGTTTTTCTGGATCAATCGTCAATTGAAGTCTTTGTAAACGATGGAGAAGCCGTTTTTTCCAGTTTGATTTTTCCGAAAGAGGACAGTCGTTACCTTGAAGTGTTTGCAGAAAATGGTACGGCTCAGATAGAGATCACACAATGGTGTTATGCGTAA
- a CDS encoding GNAT family N-acetyltransferase, with translation MEKFTTINTGIRELLSQATAKNKVDDELINYLNSDDRILYLRYNQDILVGCIGIQLMENNLIEIKHLATQKAYRYKRIGSNMIAYIEQAYAPSKLFAETDKEAVGFYKKSGFNINSLGEKYPGVERFNCVK, from the coding sequence ATGGAAAAATTCACTACTATCAATACTGGTATAAGGGAATTACTCAGCCAAGCTACAGCAAAAAATAAAGTAGACGATGAATTAATAAACTATTTAAACTCTGATGATCGTATTTTATATTTACGTTATAATCAAGATATCTTAGTAGGATGCATTGGTATTCAACTAATGGAAAATAATCTAATAGAAATCAAACATTTAGCGACACAAAAAGCCTATCGGTACAAACGAATTGGAAGTAATATGATAGCCTACATAGAACAAGCATACGCTCCTTCTAAGCTTTTTGCTGAAACGGATAAAGAGGCGGTTGGATTTTATAAGAAATCTGGCTTTAACATCAATAGTTTAGGTGAAAAGTATCCTGGAGTGGAACGATTTAATTGTGTGAAGTAA
- a CDS encoding nuclear transport factor 2 family protein, producing the protein MIKQELVTLELKIQQEDVRSDKKQLAQLVHDNYLEFGRSGKVWKKADLLVSDQKIPQLHIQSSEFSVQKVGERSYLVSYLTTEKETGKQTNRCSLWVKEENAWQLLFHEGNDFIEEDKS; encoded by the coding sequence ATGATTAAACAGGAGTTAGTAACACTTGAATTAAAAATACAGCAAGAAGATGTTCGCTCAGATAAAAAACAACTAGCGCAACTGGTTCATGATAATTATTTAGAATTTGGTCGTTCTGGCAAGGTCTGGAAAAAAGCGGATCTTTTGGTAAGTGATCAAAAGATTCCTCAACTCCATATTCAATCAAGTGAATTCTCAGTTCAAAAAGTTGGTGAAAGATCTTACTTAGTGAGCTATCTTACTACAGAAAAAGAGACAGGTAAGCAAACCAATAGATGTTCTCTTTGGGTAAAGGAAGAGAATGCTTGGCAACTTTTATTTCATGAAGGAAATGATTTCATTGAAGAAGACAAGTCATGA